A portion of the Rhodopseudomonas sp. BAL398 genome contains these proteins:
- a CDS encoding rhodanese-like domain-containing protein, which yields MKTVQMMVAEADAEVPRISPADAKALLGQPNVLFLDVREPAELAAAGKVQGALSVPRGLVEFRADPASPLHDAAFDRAKTVIAYCASGGRSALVGKTLKDMGYSDVRNLGAFKGWLDADGATEKV from the coding sequence ATGAAGACAGTCCAGATGATGGTGGCGGAAGCCGACGCCGAAGTGCCGCGGATCAGCCCGGCCGATGCCAAGGCATTGCTCGGCCAACCCAACGTGCTGTTTCTCGACGTCCGCGAACCGGCCGAGCTTGCGGCCGCCGGCAAGGTGCAGGGCGCGCTGTCGGTCCCCAGGGGTCTGGTTGAATTTCGCGCCGATCCGGCATCGCCGCTGCACGACGCCGCCTTCGATCGCGCCAAGACCGTGATCGCCTATTGCGCGTCGGGCGGTCGCTCGGCGCTGGTCGGCAAGACCCTGAAGGACATGGGCTATAGCGACGTGCGCAATCTCGGCGCCTTCAAGGGCTGGCTCGACGCCGACGGCGCGACCGAAAAAGTCTGA
- a CDS encoding DUF2892 domain-containing protein, with product MNLDQAVLGFAGTIVLLGLALGWFVSPYWLLLSAFAGLNMIQASFTGFCPAAMVFKKLGLSNGCAFS from the coding sequence ATGAATCTCGATCAAGCCGTCCTCGGCTTCGCCGGAACCATAGTGCTACTCGGTCTGGCTCTAGGCTGGTTCGTCAGCCCTTATTGGCTGCTGCTGAGCGCATTCGCCGGACTCAACATGATCCAGGCCTCGTTCACCGGGTTCTGTCCGGCAGCGATGGTGTTCAAGAAACTCGGCCTCAGCAATGGCTGCGCGTTTTCCTGA
- a CDS encoding ArsR/SmtB family transcription factor: MEAAADQASDLLKALSNRHRLLILCQLIDGEQSVGHLAELLGLRDSAVSQHLALLRKDALVTARRDAQTIYYSIASEPARDVLTTLYRVFCPPDVGKKSKKISAKA; the protein is encoded by the coding sequence ATGGAAGCCGCCGCCGATCAAGCCAGCGATCTGCTCAAGGCGTTGTCGAACCGGCACCGGTTGCTGATCCTGTGCCAGTTGATCGATGGCGAGCAATCGGTCGGGCACCTCGCGGAGCTGCTTGGTTTGCGGGATTCCGCAGTGTCTCAACATCTGGCGCTGCTGCGCAAGGACGCGCTGGTAACGGCGCGGCGCGATGCGCAGACGATCTATTATTCGATCGCCAGCGAGCCGGCGCGCGACGTGCTGACCACGCTGTATCGCGTGTTCTGCCCGCCGGATGTCGGCAAGAAATCCAAGAAAATATCGGCGAAGGCGTAA